GGTTACGTACCACCGTCTAAGTGATCAATTTTTAAGCGTTTTAATCGCCAGGTTTCACGAAGTTATTCCAGAGAATGACAAGATTGCAGAAAAGCAGTGATTAGCTGTTGACACTGCGCCGCGAAATCAGTTTAATACGCACCTCTTAAGTGCCCGGATAGCTCAGTCGGTAGAGCAGAGGATTGAAAATCCTCGTGTCCGTGGTTCGATTCCGCGTCCGGGCACCACTTAAGAACAAAATCATCCTGGCTGATTCTTGTAACAAAGAGCGCCGGGATTTTTTTTGCCTGAAATTTGGTTAAAGTAATAGATTCCTAATCTGTGTAGCAGCGCGCTGTATGCATGTGTAATGTGAATTTTATTTAGGTGAGGTCCGAAATGAATAAACGCACTAAAGTGGAAGGGCTTGTCCGCAAGCAAACTAAGAAAGCGACTGCTAAGCGCCGTAGTTTGTCGGGTAAACCTAAATATATCTCTAAGGCTGATCGGGAAAAGCTGGCAGAACAGGCGGCAGCTCCAGAGGCTTAATCCAGTAGCTGTTATTATCGGTTATTGAGCACAGTGACAGCTTAACTTCGCGATTGCGGGGTTTCGTCTTTCAGAAGCAATTCATTCGATGAGTTGTGAAGGTGCCTGTTGGCACTAAAAATTGATTCTTTTTCTCACACATATTTCTTACCTTATTAGTAATTCACCGTCTTTGTTCAAAGGCGTGTGTACTCATTTGCGTATTTTTTCCGTACAGATTCACGCCTGTATTACGGCTATATCACTCGACATATCCATTTATTGAATAACATCTATCAGTTTTGGACTATGTTATTACCTGTGGTGGAAAAATATACTCCGCGGATATCAGCTATCCATTCCGTTTATACAGGTATTTATCATGAAATTACGCAAGTTGTGGCTTGCCTGGTCGGTTACTGCCCTCGCCAGTCTGAATATGACGACTGCGGTGCAGGCCGCTGGCGAAGAATTAATCCGGCCAGCGAAGCTTTTGGTGCTTACCAGTCCGGACGATAAGTCTATGCGTACATTTCCGGCTGAGGTGAAAGCCAGTAGCCGGACTGAACTGGCGTTCAGGGTAGCCGGCGAATTGGCTGAGCTGACTGTCAGGGAGGGTGAAGAAGTAAAGCAGGGACAGTTGCTGGCACGACTCGACCCAACTGACTTTGAAGTTACCTTGCAGCGCTATCAGGCTGAATACAAGTTGGCCAACCAGCAGTTTCAGCGCATTAAAACCATGCTGAAGCGTAAGCTGGTTTCACAGTCGCAGTATGACGAAAAGGCAGCTGAACTGAGCATCAAGAAAGCTAACTTAAAACAGGCCCGCCTGAACCGGCAGTATACTGAGATTCATGCGCCTTATGATGGTCAGATTTCTCAGCGTCTGGTGGAAAACTACCAGAATTTACAGGCTAAAGAGCCAGTATTGGTACTGCAGTCTAATGATGAACTGGAGATCGAATTCCAGTTGCCTGAGTCAATTATTTCGCTGGAAACCTTACCTGATGCAGAAGAAAGTCTTGCTGATGTGACTTTTGATGCCAATTCCAGTGAAGTGTTTAAAGCTAAATATTTTGAGCGTACTGCGGAGGCTGATCCGGCAACGGGGGCATATACCATTACGATGAAAATGCCCCGGCCGGCATCGCTGCAAATTTATCCGGGAATGTCTGCAAGTGTCAGTTTTGATCTGAGCAAGGTTTTTGTGGTTAACGCTAATGGTTTTGTGTTGCCGGTGGAAGCGATCATTTCTGCAGATGACCAGCCAGTTGACAGTAAGCTGCGTCAGGTCTGGAAAGTTAACCCTGATGATATGGCTGTGTACCGTGCTGACGTTACTGTGGGTAGCCTGACAGCTAAAGGCTTACAGATTGAGTCTGGCCTGGAGGCCGGTGACATTATAGTTACCGCAGGTGCCAACTACTTACGTGAAGGTATGAAAGTACGTCCACTGAAGCGTGAGAGGGGTCTGTAAGTGAACAGTGCAGAGTATTTTATCCGTCATAAAGTCACCAGCTGGATGTTTGTTCTGTTGCTGGGTGTTGGCGGCACGATGTCTTTCTTTGGGCTGGGCCAGCTTGAAGATCCGCCATTTACGATCAAAGAAGCTTTGGTTATTACCACTTATCCGGGGGCTTCCGCCCAACAGGTGGAAGAAGAAGTGACTTATCCACTGGAGAATCAGATTCAGCAGCTTGCCTGGGTGGATAAAGTTAAGTCGATTTCATCGCCGGGTCTGTCACAAATCACCGTTGAGATTAAGAGCATTTACGCCGGTGATCAGTTACGACAGATATGGGATGAGTTGCGGCGTAAAGTTAATGATCATCAGGGGGCATTGCCGCCGGGTGTTAATACGCCCTGGGTGAATGATGACTTTGGTGATGTATTTGGTGTGCTGCTTGCCGTGACCGGCGACGGCTATAGCTATGAAGAACTAAAAGATTACATCGACTTTCTGCGCCGTGAACTGGTGTTGGTTGATGGCGTTAGCAAGGTAAGTGTTGCCGGTGCTCAGGCTGAGCGGGTAATCGTTGAGATTTCCCGTATTAAACTGAATTCTCTGGGCATTTCTATTGACCGGATTTATGACCTGCTAGCGACTCAGAACGTTGTTTCAAATGCAGGCTCCGTGCGGGTCGGCAGTGAATACATTCGTATATCACCGACCGGAGAGTTTACCGATGTTTCAGAGCTGAACCGACTGATTATCAGTGAGACGGGCTCATCGCAGCTTATTCGTCTGGGGGATGTGGCAGAAATTAAGCGGGGCTATGCAGAAGTACCGGAAAATCTGGTCTCTTATAATGGCGAGCAGGCGTTACATGTTGGTGTTTCGTTCAGCAGTGGCGTGAATGTTGTGGATGTTGGCGTTGCATTGCAGCAGCGTCTTGCTGAACTGGAGTATGAACGGCCGATTGGTATGGAGGTTTATACCCTCTATAACCAGCCGGTAGAAGTAGAAGCATCGGTGAATAACTTTATCAACAACCTGCTGGCAGCAATTGTGATTGTTGCGCTGGTGTTGCTCGTTTTCATGGGCTTCAAGAGCGGCTTGCTGATCAGTGCAGTGTTGCTGTTAACGATAATGGGCTCTTTTATCTTCATGAAGGTACTGGATCTAAACCTGCAGCGTATCTCGCTGGGGGCGCTGATAATTGCGCTGGGTATGCTGGTGGATAACGCCATCGTTGTCACAGAGGGCATGCTGATTAATTTACAGCGGGGTTATTCTAAGCTGGAAGCTGCCCGGCAGGTGGTGACACAGAATCAGTGGCCATTATTGGGCGCAACCATTATTGCTGTGCTGGCATTTGCGCCTATCGGGCTGTCTCCTGATGCTACGGGTGAGTTTGCCGGTTCTTTGTTCTGGGTGCTGCTTATTTCCCTGATGCTGTCATGGATCACGGCCATTACGCTAACGCCATTTTTCTGTGAAATGTTGTTTAAAGAGCAGCAGAAAACAGCTGATGAAGCACCGGCTGATCCTTATCAGGGATTTGTCTTTGTGGTTTATAAATCACTGCTGGACCTTTGCTTGCGCTGGCGCTGGGCGACCCTGACGGTAGTCTTGGGTGCGACCGTACTGGCTGTTGTCAGCTTCTCACAAGTGAAGCAGGCATTCTTCCCTCCTTCGACGACTGCAATGTTTCTGGTTGATTACTGGCGCAGTCAGGGGACCGATATTCGTGTTACCGCTGAAGATATGCGGGACATAGAGGCCTGGCTGCTGACGGATGAACGGGTGGAGTATGTCGCCACAACGACCGGACAGGGAGCGCTGCGCTATATGCTGACTTATGGTCCGGAGAAGCAGTATGCGGCTTATGGTCAGCTGATGGTCAGAACCGTCGACAGTGACTCTATTCAGGGTGTCCTGGCGGATCTTGATGGTGAGCTGAAAGCAAATTATCCACAGGCTCAGTTTAAATTGAAGCGCCTTGAAATCGGGCCTTCAACGGATGCCAAAATCGAATTGAGGATTAACGGCCCGGATCCGGATGTATTACGTCAGATTGCCAGTGAGGCAGTTACTGTTTTCAGGGAAGACCCGGTGGCAACGAATATTCGTCATGACTGGCGTGAACGTTCTAAGCTGATTCGCCCGCAGTTTCTGGAAGCGCAGGCCCGTAGGGCCGGAATCAGTAAGCAGGATCTGGATGCCATGCTGCAGCTGAATTTCAGCGGCAAAGATATAGGTTTATATCGCGATGGCACGACACTGTTACCGATCATTGCCCGAACCCCTGACAGCGAGCGGCTGAATATTGATAATCTGCCTGATCTGACAATTTGGAGCCCGCGCTATAACAGCTGGATTCCGGTTGATCAGATTGTGGGTAACTTTGATGTTGTCTGGGAAGACTCGCTGATTGTCCGTCGTGACAGGAAGCGTACTTTAACCTTAATGACAGATCCTGATCTGTTTGGAGAGGATACTGCCGCAGCATTACTGAGCCGTTTGCAGCCGAAAATTGAAGCGCTTGAGTTACCGGCCGGTTACAGCATGGACTGGGGCGGTGAATATGAAAGCTCCCGGGATGCACAGGCGCCGATTTTTAAGGCAATGCCACTGGGCTTCCTGGCTATGTTCCTGATTACTCTGGTGCTGTTTAACTCGGTGCGTAAGCCGCTGGTTATCTGGGCGACAGTACCGCTGGCAATTACCGGGGTGACACTTGGGTTGCTGGCGCTGAATCTGCCGTTTGGCTTTATGGCTATGCTGGGCTTTCTGAGCCTCTCAGGTATGTTACTGAAAAATGGTATCGTGCTGCTTGATCAGATCAATATAGAGCTGGACGCCGGCAAAGAACCTTATGCTGCAGTGTTTGATTCTGCTGTTTCCCGTGTGCGGCCGGTTTGTATGGCAGCAATTACAACCATACTGGGAATGATTCCGCTGTTGTTTGATGATTTTTTCGCCAGTATGGCGGTGGTAATCAGCTTTGGATTAGGCGTAGCAACTGTGCTGACTCTGATCGTTGTTCCCGTGCTTTATACCCTGGCATACAAAATTAAGTACCGTTCACAGAGTGAGATCAGTCAGTCATGAAGCTTGATGATTTAAGCCAGGTCGATCTGCGTTTACTGGTGGCTTTTAATGCACTTATGGAAGAGTTGAGTGTTACCCGTGCAGCAGATCGTCTGTCTTCATCGCAACCGGCTATGAGCCGTAATTTGCGCCAGTTGCGGCTGCTGTTTGCTGATGAACTGTTTACCCGACAGTCGCATGGTTTGGCTGCAACCCCCAGGGCCGAGCAGCTGCACCTGCAGATGCGGCCCTTACTGGACAGCATTTTGCGGCTGGTGGCGCCGGTTCAGCTGGATCCGATGCAATTAGAACGCTGTTTTAGCCTCAGCGTGATAGATCCGATCTCGCAGAGCCTTATCACGCCGCTGCTGAGCTATTTGCAGGAGCATGCACCGCTGGTCACTCTGAAGATCCAGGGATTGGAAGAATACAGCATGGATATGTTGGTGGCAGGCCAGCTGGATTTCATCATCAATTTTGGCAATGAAGCACCGGCAAATATACATTCAAGAATTCTGGCTGAAGAATTGCCTGTTTGTGTCTTTGGCCTGAAGCATCCACTGGCAGGGCGCAGTAGCATCAGTTACGAAGAGTTCATTGCTCAGAAGCATGTGGATTGCATACTGCCAGGCTTCTATGACGAGAATCTGCCCGACTGGCTGATGAATATTCCCAATCCGCATTTGCAGACTAATAATATGGTGACGGCGCTGAATGCGGTCTGTGACAGTCAACTGATGATGGTTGGCGGAGAACTGTTGTCACAATATTCTCCCCGGGTTAATGAAACGGTGCGTATACCTTTTGCAGAGAAAGAGCAGATTCCATTAGTCCCCATTCGTTTGCTTTGGCATAAGCGCTATCATGATGATCTGGCACATCAGTGGATGCGGAATATCATTAACCAGTTTATGTGAAGCGGTAACAGCCAGTATTGGAACGAACATACTGGCTGTTTTGCCTCGCTAAGCCTGCTTCGACAGGGCTTTAGAGTTGGTTAGTCTTTTGCCGGAGTTTTCCAGCCACGCTGCACGGCAGGGCGCTGGCTAAAGCGATCGACATAGGCGACCACATTTTTAAAGCTGCGGAATTCTGTAACCTCTCCCGCTTTGTAAAAGCTTTCGATAGTTTGTAGCCATGGTGCAATGGCAATATCAGCAATAGAGTAGTCGCCGGCGACCCAGTTCTGACCTTCGAGTTGCTGATTAAGCACGTTGAGTAAGCGTCGGGTTTCATTGATGTAACGTTCACGGGGACGTGGATCTTCAATGTCTTTGCCGGCAAAGGCGTAAAAGAAACCTAATTGGCCGAGCATTGGACCGATGCCACCCATCTGGAACATTAACCACTGAATGACTTTGGCTTTTTCTGCCGGATTATTGCCGATCAGCTGGCCGGTTTTCTCGGCCAAATAAAGCAGTATGGCGCCACTTTCAAACAGGCCCATTGGCTGGTCATTAGGGCCGTCAGGGTCAATGATTGCCGGAATTTTGTTGTTCGGATTGAGCGATAAAAACTCCGGGCTTTTAACATCTGCGTCTGCCAGCGTGACCAGATGAGCTTCGTAGTCCAGCCCCATTTCTTCCAGGGCAATGGATATTTTTACGCCATTTGGTGTTGGGTAGGAATACAGCTGTAGTTTATCCGGTGTGCTGGCGGGCCAGCGCTGGTTAATTGGAAAATCAGTTACTGTCGTCAGGGTTGTTTCGGTCATTGTCTAATCTCTTACTTATGCTGAGCATTTACCCGGGGATGAGGTTGCTCATTGCTTGCAGTTAGATTATGTTTTGAATGTTTTAGAAACAATTGGGTAATTTGAAATTGAATGTTCGCGATTTAGAGACAATTGGTTTTCGTACTTTATCGATATACGTGACTGTCTGTCAGACTTTGAATCTGACCCAGGCAGCTGAGTTACTGGCATTGCCAAAGTCTACGGTCAGTAAAGAGGTTTCCCGGCTGGAAGAGCATTTACAGAGCCGGTTGCTGGAGCGCTCTACCCGTAAAGTGAGCCTGACAGAAGCGGGTAAGCTGGTGTATGAACGGGCATTTCAGCTGGTAGAAGAATTTCGGTCCCTGCGGCAGGATGTGCAGTCACTTGATACACAGGTACAGGGGTTATTAAAACTGACAGCACCGCCTGTGTTGGGCGAATACCTGACTGCCACTTTGCTGGCGGACTTCATGCTGCAGTGGCCAAAAATTACTGTAGCACTGGAGTTGTCTTATGCTTTCGATGATCTGTTTGCGCAAAGTATCGACTTAGGATTCCGTATAGGTCAGGTCGCGGATGACCGGCTGGTGGCCCGGAAAATAGGTTCTTCATCACGCATTCTGGTGGCCAGCCCTGAATATCTGGCCCAGCATCCCGCAATTAAGGAACCTCAGGATCTGGTTGAGCATAATTGTTTGCGCTTTCAGTACAACCCGACAGATACCGACTGGGTACTGACCTGTGGCGAACATACCTGCTCAATTCCGGTTAGAGGTAACTTCTACTGCAGTAATATCGAAGCCCTGAAAAATGCCGCTTTACGGGGCTTGGGAATTACGCAGTTGCCGGTAAGTTCGGCCCGTGAAGAGTTAGAGAAAGGCACGCTGGTTGCTGTGCTGGATGGGTTGTGTGTGCCGCCTATGCCGATTTATCTGGTGTATCGCAGCGGAGTGAACAAGCCGCGTAAGCTTCAGGCGTTACTGGATTTTATTGACCAGTGGGTGGCGGATGGAAAGTTTTGTTTTGATCAGTAGTGTCGTCCTAACAGTTTATTAACCGTCAAACTGTTTGAATGAATGTTTAGCCAAAAATGTAAGTTAGAAAATTAAGTTTGTAAAAAAGGTGAGTGAATGAAAGCAGGATTGGGTTGGTTGATGGCGATATTGATGTCTGGTGCCGTACAGGCAACAGATCTGGAAGTTAGAGTCGATAATTTGCAGTCGACTAAGGGCCAGGTAATTATTGAACTGGTTAACCAGCAGATGTATGAGTCAGAAGCTGATCTGGAAGCCTTGTACTCAGTGGTTTTGGAAACGCGGGTGCCGTCAGTACAGCATATATTCAGGGAGCTGCCACCGGGGGATTATGCGATACAGGTCATTCATGATCTGAATAGCAATTATGATCTGGACTTTAACGTGTTTACGGGGCCTTCTGAGCCACTGGGTTTATCACGCATAAAGCGGGTAGAGTTGGAAAATTTACCGGACTGGCAGCGGATAAAGTTCTCCCTGCAGGATCTGGTTATCAGATCCCAGCCTGTGGTTATGACTGTGACCCTGAACTAGCCTGAGCAGGCTCAATATGCCTGGCTTACCGGAGCGGTTTTAGGTGTGTTCAGGTGATTCTGTTAAACTGCCGCAAATTTGATCAGTTTCGTTTTAGTTCTTAGAGAGTTGTTAATAAGAGAGCAATATGAAGTATTGGTGGCAGTCCTGTCTGATGATGCTCTGTGGAACGGTGTTTTCGATCACCGCCATAGCAGAAAGCAATATTGTCTCACTGGGTACCGGTGGCGTGACAGGCTTGTATTATCCGGCGGGTGGTGCGCTTTGTCGGTTGGTAAACCGTACCCGCAGCGAACATGGGATCCATTGTGTGGTGCTCAGTACGCCGGGCTCTGTGAACAATCTGCAAAAAGTGACCAGCGGTGAACTGGATCTGGGCATTGCTGAAGCGGGTCAGTTATATGACGCGCTGCATGGCCGGGGAAAGTTTCAGGAAGCCGACACTGAATTGCGGGCTTTGTTTAGCCTTTATCCGGAATACATTTCGGTGCTGGTACGTGGCGACAGTGGCATTGAACATTTAGCAGATCTGCGGGGGAAGCGGATCAATATTGGCCAGGAAACCAGCAGTCAGCAGATCACTTTCGGGGCGCTGATTAAGGCCCGTGGCTGGCAGCTGGAGGACTTTTCTGAAGTGCACCGACTGGCACCGGCAGAACAGGCAAGGGCGTTATGTGAGAACCGTATTGATGCCACGCTCTACGTGGTTGGGCATCCCAGCGGCGCGATTAAGGAAGCAGTGCGTGACTGCGATAGTAAGCTGATCAGCCTTAGCCCGGCGGATATCCGCGCCCTGACCGAAAATAACCCACACTATTATCCACAGGTGTTAAATACCGAGTTATACGGCCTGACAGACGGGGTTAAAACAGCCGGTGTGAACGCTACTCTGTTTACCCGGGCGAATGCTTCTGAAGACGCTGTATATGCGGTTGTTAAGTCACTGTTTGGCCAGTTTGAACGCTTCCAGCGTATGCATCCGGCGTTTACTGAGCTGGATATCAAACGCATGGTAACCACGCCGCTGGCCGCGCCTATGCATCCGGGTGCTGTACGGTATTTTCGTGAAGCGGGTTTGCTCTGAGCCGTATTACCTTAATGCGGGTTATCAATTTCTACCGGTAGATCAAGACGGAAATGTGCGCCTTTTTCGGTTGGCAAAGAATCGATATGACCTTTGAGTAACTGGCTCACCAGGTTAAACGCGATATGCATGCCCAAACCGCTACAGCCCTGGCTGCGCTTAGTGGTCATGAAAGGTTCAAAGAGTTTCTGGTGCCAGCCTTCCGGTACGCCTATTCCATCGTCACAGTAATCAATAATGACCCGGTTATCGGCATGGCGAATCTGAATATCAATGTGGCCGCCGCGCTGGTTTTCAAAGCCGTGCAGCAGGGAGTTGAGAATCAGGTTGGTGAATATCTGGTAATAACTGCCGGGATAGCTGTCCAGTAGCAGTTGTTTTGGCCCGTTAATGTTTATTTCCGGATTACAGCGCTTCAGACGTGGCTTTAATGAGAGCAAAACCTCATCCATATACTGCATCAAATCGAATGGCCGGCGTTGCTCGCTGGACTGATCCACCGATACCTGTTTGAACGCCCGGACCAGTTGAGCGGCCCGTTCCAGGTTCTGACAAATTAAATGGCTACTTTCTTCAGCGGTCGCTGCCAGTTCATCGTCAGGGTGACGCTGCAGATATTCCTTAGCCTGATCAGACAGAAAAGACGCGGCGGTAAAACCAATACCAATAGGTGTGTTTATTTCATGGGCAACGCCGGCAACCAGGCCGCCCAGAGCAGCCAGTTTTTTGGATTCGACTAACTGTCGTTGGGTGGCCCGCAGGGTTTCCAGAGTGTCGTGCAGCTCAGTGTTACGTTCTTCCAGTTCGCGGGTCCGGTCGGTTACCCTTTGCTCCAGTTCGGCGTTTAGCTTGGCCAGTGAGCGTTCTGCATCTTCGCGCTTACTCATATCGTGCAGCATGGATTCTCGCATGCTGTTCATCGCATCAACTACCTGGCTGATCTCATCGTCCCGGTGTTTTTTGTTGCGCTTCAAAACCAGTGGCAGGTCGAGCTGGTCCAGCTTTAGGCGGCGGGCGTAGCTGGCCATCGTTCCAAGGTGCTGGGTAATGAGCCGGTGAAAGATGGTTAGAATGAAAATAGACACCAGAAAGGTTTTGATGCCCTGAGAAGCAAGAATCACCAGTACTTTGTCGGTCAACCGGCGATAGACTTCATCCAGACTGATAACCAGGGTCAGATCGCCCACCGGAAACACGGTGCCATCTGCACCCTGATGGCTGAGGTTGTAATTACGCTCAACAATCGGCCCTTCTTCAGGGCGGGTGCCGGCCGAGTAGTAATCACCGTATTGTGAGCTGATTTCTAGATAGCGAATATCTGGCAGCTGGTGGAGGCCATCCAGCTGTACCTGAATCTGTGCCGGGCTTATCTCCCAGAGACTGTTGGACAGGCTGTTCAGTGAGCTGGTTTCAATCTGTTGCAGACGTTCATCAATAGCCGACAGTTCGTAACGGTAATCCAGCCATAGCTGGGTGCCGGTAGCGATCAGAGTAATCGCCGAGCTGCACAGCAATATAGCTGCAAGCAAACGTATCCCCAGTGGCTTCTGATAACGGAGCTGATTAAGACGCTGCAATAAAATCATGTGGATCAAGTCTGCCTGATGATGACTGTGTGCTCATTGTAATTCTCTCTCTACCTTAAGCAAATTCCCTTCGGCTGCCAGTAATTTACCGGCTCTGGCACGTAAGGAGGTTTTATTGGCATGGCTGGCGGTCATGGCTTCCCTGGGTTTCTTTTATGTTGTAGCGGTTTCCTGACAAACACGGCTGCAGTTGGTAACTCCTCTCACTGACTGTGACCGGCATATAAAGCCCGCCAGGCGGGAATAATAACGATAACAAGGTATGACCATGTCTCTGAAGAATAAATTAGCAACAACTCTGTTGTCCTCAGC
The DNA window shown above is from Aliamphritea ceti and carries:
- a CDS encoding DUF2986 domain-containing protein; this translates as MNKRTKVEGLVRKQTKKATAKRRSLSGKPKYISKADREKLAEQAAAPEA
- a CDS encoding efflux RND transporter periplasmic adaptor subunit; translation: MKLRKLWLAWSVTALASLNMTTAVQAAGEELIRPAKLLVLTSPDDKSMRTFPAEVKASSRTELAFRVAGELAELTVREGEEVKQGQLLARLDPTDFEVTLQRYQAEYKLANQQFQRIKTMLKRKLVSQSQYDEKAAELSIKKANLKQARLNRQYTEIHAPYDGQISQRLVENYQNLQAKEPVLVLQSNDELEIEFQLPESIISLETLPDAEESLADVTFDANSSEVFKAKYFERTAEADPATGAYTITMKMPRPASLQIYPGMSASVSFDLSKVFVVNANGFVLPVEAIISADDQPVDSKLRQVWKVNPDDMAVYRADVTVGSLTAKGLQIESGLEAGDIIVTAGANYLREGMKVRPLKRERGL
- a CDS encoding efflux RND transporter permease subunit; translated protein: MNSAEYFIRHKVTSWMFVLLLGVGGTMSFFGLGQLEDPPFTIKEALVITTYPGASAQQVEEEVTYPLENQIQQLAWVDKVKSISSPGLSQITVEIKSIYAGDQLRQIWDELRRKVNDHQGALPPGVNTPWVNDDFGDVFGVLLAVTGDGYSYEELKDYIDFLRRELVLVDGVSKVSVAGAQAERVIVEISRIKLNSLGISIDRIYDLLATQNVVSNAGSVRVGSEYIRISPTGEFTDVSELNRLIISETGSSQLIRLGDVAEIKRGYAEVPENLVSYNGEQALHVGVSFSSGVNVVDVGVALQQRLAELEYERPIGMEVYTLYNQPVEVEASVNNFINNLLAAIVIVALVLLVFMGFKSGLLISAVLLLTIMGSFIFMKVLDLNLQRISLGALIIALGMLVDNAIVVTEGMLINLQRGYSKLEAARQVVTQNQWPLLGATIIAVLAFAPIGLSPDATGEFAGSLFWVLLISLMLSWITAITLTPFFCEMLFKEQQKTADEAPADPYQGFVFVVYKSLLDLCLRWRWATLTVVLGATVLAVVSFSQVKQAFFPPSTTAMFLVDYWRSQGTDIRVTAEDMRDIEAWLLTDERVEYVATTTGQGALRYMLTYGPEKQYAAYGQLMVRTVDSDSIQGVLADLDGELKANYPQAQFKLKRLEIGPSTDAKIELRINGPDPDVLRQIASEAVTVFREDPVATNIRHDWRERSKLIRPQFLEAQARRAGISKQDLDAMLQLNFSGKDIGLYRDGTTLLPIIARTPDSERLNIDNLPDLTIWSPRYNSWIPVDQIVGNFDVVWEDSLIVRRDRKRTLTLMTDPDLFGEDTAAALLSRLQPKIEALELPAGYSMDWGGEYESSRDAQAPIFKAMPLGFLAMFLITLVLFNSVRKPLVIWATVPLAITGVTLGLLALNLPFGFMAMLGFLSLSGMLLKNGIVLLDQINIELDAGKEPYAAVFDSAVSRVRPVCMAAITTILGMIPLLFDDFFASMAVVISFGLGVATVLTLIVVPVLYTLAYKIKYRSQSEISQS
- a CDS encoding LysR family transcriptional regulator — encoded protein: MKLDDLSQVDLRLLVAFNALMEELSVTRAADRLSSSQPAMSRNLRQLRLLFADELFTRQSHGLAATPRAEQLHLQMRPLLDSILRLVAPVQLDPMQLERCFSLSVIDPISQSLITPLLSYLQEHAPLVTLKIQGLEEYSMDMLVAGQLDFIINFGNEAPANIHSRILAEELPVCVFGLKHPLAGRSSISYEEFIAQKHVDCILPGFYDENLPDWLMNIPNPHLQTNNMVTALNAVCDSQLMMVGGELLSQYSPRVNETVRIPFAEKEQIPLVPIRLLWHKRYHDDLAHQWMRNIINQFM
- a CDS encoding glutathione S-transferase N-terminal domain-containing protein, whose product is MTETTLTTVTDFPINQRWPASTPDKLQLYSYPTPNGVKISIALEEMGLDYEAHLVTLADADVKSPEFLSLNPNNKIPAIIDPDGPNDQPMGLFESGAILLYLAEKTGQLIGNNPAEKAKVIQWLMFQMGGIGPMLGQLGFFYAFAGKDIEDPRPRERYINETRRLLNVLNQQLEGQNWVAGDYSIADIAIAPWLQTIESFYKAGEVTEFRSFKNVVAYVDRFSQRPAVQRGWKTPAKD
- a CDS encoding LysR family transcriptional regulator, encoding MNVRDLETIGFRTLSIYVTVCQTLNLTQAAELLALPKSTVSKEVSRLEEHLQSRLLERSTRKVSLTEAGKLVYERAFQLVEEFRSLRQDVQSLDTQVQGLLKLTAPPVLGEYLTATLLADFMLQWPKITVALELSYAFDDLFAQSIDLGFRIGQVADDRLVARKIGSSSRILVASPEYLAQHPAIKEPQDLVEHNCLRFQYNPTDTDWVLTCGEHTCSIPVRGNFYCSNIEALKNAALRGLGITQLPVSSAREELEKGTLVAVLDGLCVPPMPIYLVYRSGVNKPRKLQALLDFIDQWVADGKFCFDQ
- a CDS encoding DUF2141 domain-containing protein codes for the protein MKAGLGWLMAILMSGAVQATDLEVRVDNLQSTKGQVIIELVNQQMYESEADLEALYSVVLETRVPSVQHIFRELPPGDYAIQVIHDLNSNYDLDFNVFTGPSEPLGLSRIKRVELENLPDWQRIKFSLQDLVIRSQPVVMTVTLN
- a CDS encoding TAXI family TRAP transporter solute-binding subunit; translated protein: MKYWWQSCLMMLCGTVFSITAIAESNIVSLGTGGVTGLYYPAGGALCRLVNRTRSEHGIHCVVLSTPGSVNNLQKVTSGELDLGIAEAGQLYDALHGRGKFQEADTELRALFSLYPEYISVLVRGDSGIEHLADLRGKRINIGQETSSQQITFGALIKARGWQLEDFSEVHRLAPAEQARALCENRIDATLYVVGHPSGAIKEAVRDCDSKLISLSPADIRALTENNPHYYPQVLNTELYGLTDGVKTAGVNATLFTRANASEDAVYAVVKSLFGQFERFQRMHPAFTELDIKRMVTTPLAAPMHPGAVRYFREAGLL
- a CDS encoding sensor histidine kinase yields the protein MILLQRLNQLRYQKPLGIRLLAAILLCSSAITLIATGTQLWLDYRYELSAIDERLQQIETSSLNSLSNSLWEISPAQIQVQLDGLHQLPDIRYLEISSQYGDYYSAGTRPEEGPIVERNYNLSHQGADGTVFPVGDLTLVISLDEVYRRLTDKVLVILASQGIKTFLVSIFILTIFHRLITQHLGTMASYARRLKLDQLDLPLVLKRNKKHRDDEISQVVDAMNSMRESMLHDMSKREDAERSLAKLNAELEQRVTDRTRELEERNTELHDTLETLRATQRQLVESKKLAALGGLVAGVAHEINTPIGIGFTAASFLSDQAKEYLQRHPDDELAATAEESSHLICQNLERAAQLVRAFKQVSVDQSSEQRRPFDLMQYMDEVLLSLKPRLKRCNPEININGPKQLLLDSYPGSYYQIFTNLILNSLLHGFENQRGGHIDIQIRHADNRVIIDYCDDGIGVPEGWHQKLFEPFMTTKRSQGCSGLGMHIAFNLVSQLLKGHIDSLPTEKGAHFRLDLPVEIDNPH